The following DNA comes from Flavobacterium sp. N3904.
CTTTTACATTGTATTTTGTAGCCAAGCCAAAAAGGGTTTCTTTTGGGGCAACAATATGTGTAATCGTATTTTTAGTTTGTGGAAGTAATTCTGGAATGACAAGAATTTGGTTTTCGGCAATTCCGTTTTGGGCTTCTGGATTTAATTTATAAATTTCAGAAGGAGTGGTTTTGTATGCTTGAGCGATTTGGGTTATGGTTTCGCCTTTTAAAACCGTATGTTTTGTTGCAGATTGTTGTCCAAAAGTGACATTCGAAACAAAAATAATAAACAATAAAACTCTTAAAAATTCTTTCATAAATATAATTTTAAAAATTAAGTCGTTACAAATGTAACGACTTAATGTTAAAAAACTAATATTATTCCCACTCAATTGTTGCTGGTGGTTTTGAACTTATATCGTAAACTACACGATTAACACCTTTTACTTTATTGATAATATCATTAGATACTTTCATCAAGAAATCATAAGGCAAATGCACCCAGTCTGCAGTCATACCGTCAGTAGATTCAACGGCTCTCAATGCTACAACCTTCTCATACGTACGCTCATCACCCATAACTCCAACACTGTTTACTGGCAATAAAATGGCACCCGCTTGCCAAACTTTATCGTACAATCCCCAAGATTTCAATCCGTCAATAAAGACTTTATCAACGTCTTGCAAAATTTGAACTTTCTCTAAAGTAATGTCTCCTAAAATTCTAATCGACAATCCAGGTCCAGGAAAAGGATGTCTACCCAATAATTCTGGATCTATTCCCAATGTTGCTCCTACTCTACGTACTTCATCTTTAAAAAGCATACGCAAAGGTTCAACAATTTTAAGCTTCATATAATCTGGCAAACCACCCACATTATGATGCGATTTTATGGTTGCAGATGGTCCTTTTACCGAAACCGATTCAATTACATCTGGATAAATTGTTCCTTGAGCCAACCATTTTACATCTTCAATTCGATGTGATTCAACATCAAAAACTTCGATAAAAGCATTTCCAATAGCTTTTCTTTTTAATTCTGGATCTACAACTCCAGCCAAGGCATCATAAAAACGTTGAGAAGCATCAACTCCTTTCACATTCAATCCCATTCCTTCGTATTGATCTAAAACACTTTGAAATTCATTTTTTCTCAGCAATCCGTTATTTACAAAAATACAATACAAGTTTTTGCCAATCGCTTTATGTAATAAAACTGCAGCTACTGTTGAATCTACACCTCCCGAAAGTCCCAAAACAACTTTGTCGTTTCCGATTTTCTCTTTCATTTCAGCTACAATTTCTTCAACGAAAGCACCTGGCGTAAAATTTTGAGGAACGTGGGCTATTTTTACCAAGAAATTTTCCAGCATTTTTGATCCGTCTGTAGAGTGAAAAACTTCAGGATGGTATTGAATCGCATACGTAGTTTCGCCTTCAATTTTGTAAGCGGCAAATTCTACATCATGAGTACTGGCCAATTTTACTCCATTAGTTGGTAATACTTTAATACTATCACTATGGCTCATCCAAACTTGACTGTTTTCAGAAACCCCCTCAAAGAAAATTTCGTCTTCTTTTATATAAGATAAATTGGCTCTACCATATTCTCTAGTATTTGAAGCCGCTACTTCACCACCACTAAAATGTGATAAATATTGCGCTCCGTAACATACGGCTAACATTGGCAGTTTACCTCTAATTTGTGATAAATCTGGATGCGGTGCATCTTCTCCTCTAACAGAAAAAGGGCTTCCACCAAGAATTACGGCTTTATAACTTGATAAATCACTCGGAAAATGATTGTAAGGAAAAATTTCGCAGAATATATTTAATTCGCGAACTCTACGCGCAATAAGCTGTGTATATTGCGATCCGAAATCTAAAATAAGTACGTTGTGTTGCATGCGCAAAAATACTTTATATATTCGGAATTGAAAAATTGTATTTTGAAAAATTTTTATTTTATTTTTATCGAATAACTTTCTGCTATTTTGGCTAAAAGGATTAAATAAATTCAATAATATCAAGAAAAAAGCAGCGATTATATAGTTTATTCCTATTTTACAAAAATCAAAAAAACGCATTAATTAAATTCAAATTGAGACACTATGGCAAAAAAAATCTACTATTTTGGTATAATAGGAATCATATTCTTTGAGATTGCAAATGTTTATTTTATAATGCCAATGCCAGGAAGCCAAGAAATGAACAGTATTGATTTGGCTTATTTTTTATATACTTGGAGATGGATTTTTCGATTGGTTTTCATTCTAATGATCTTTTTTGGATTCAAAGCTTCTTTTCAAAAATCTAAAATTTTATCTCTTTTAGCGTCAGTTTTAGCAATAGGAATTGGTTACGCTACAAATGCAGTTATGGCCGCAGATTCCATGTTCTTGCAAACCAAAAATCTAAAAATGAGTGATGCTTCCCATAGCAAAATAGACACCAGTCGAATCGTTATTGGTGTCACTTACAAAGGGCAGTCCAGAGCTTATCCTATACAGTTTTTAGGATATCATCATCAAGTATTTGATACTATTGCTCAAAAACCCATACTTGTTACCTATTGTACTGTTTGCAGATCGGGACGCATTTTTGAGCCGATGGTAAATGGCAAAAAAGAAAGTTTTAGATTAGTAGGAATGGATCATTTTAACGCGATGTTTGAAGATAAAACCACCAAAAGTTGGTGGAGACAAGCCACTGGAGAAGCTATTGCCGGAAAATTAAAAGGACAAACTTTGCCGGAATTAGAGAGCAATCAAATGTCGTTGAAACAATGGCTTACTTTAAATCCCAAAAGTTTGATTATGCAGCAAGATAAAGATTTTAAAACCGAATATGATAGTTTGAGCAATTATGAATCCGGACGAAGAAAAGGAAACTTAACCCGAAGAGATACCCTTTCGTGGAAAGAAAAATCATGGATAGTTGGTATTACTATTGACAAGCAAAGCAAAGCTTATGATTGGAATGATTTAGTCAAAAAAAGGATTATTTATGATGTAATTCAAAACAAACCTATTGTTTTGATTTTAGCCAATGACAACAAAAGCTTTGTAGCACTAGAAAGAAATAGTGCGTCCCAAAAATTTACTTTGACAAACAACGCTTTATACGACGGAAAAAATAGCTATACATTTCTAGGCAAATCAACAAATCCTCTAATCAAGAAACTTCAACCTATAAAAGCCTATCAGGAATATTGGCATAGCTGGAAAACATTTCATCCCTTAACACAGAAATAATTTTTATGGCACCGTTTCCGTCACAAAATCGTTAAATGATACGTTTTTACCTGTTGAATAGACTACATTCGCAGAAATTCAAAATCTACAATCAGAAAAAAATGAAAATAAAATCAGTTTTACTTATAACAATTGTATCCTTATTTATAGCTTCTTGTAATGAAGTAGATAAATTATTAACCTTTACAATTTCCAATCAAACCTCTTTTACAATCAATAGCGGATTGCCTATTACCACTCCTTTTGAAGTAGCAACTCCAGATGTAACTAGCAATTCTACTACAGAATTTAAAAATAACAATACTAGAACTGATTTGGTTAAAGATGTAAAATTGCAGGAATTAAAACTAAGCATAACAAATCCAGCTGATAAAACATTTAGTTTTCTAAAATCGGTTCACATGTATATTTCTACAACTGCCGATGATGAAATAGAATTGGCTTTTCAGGATAACATCAACGTTAGTTCCAATAGTATTGATTTGACTTGTACTTCTCAAAAATTGGATAAATACATTAAAGCTTCTAGTTATAAAATACGAACTACGGTTACTACAAAAGAAACTTTAACTCAAGAGACAACTGTTAAAGCGGAAATGAAATTTAAAGTTACTGCAGATCCTTTCTAAAAAAATATAGTGGAAGAGTAGTTTTAGGACTACTCTTTTACAATGATAATAGTTGCTTTAAATCCAGTACCCAAATTCCATTCACTAGCCGAAACAAGAGTTTCTTTGTCATCATAGACCCTAAATTCTGCTGTATTTGGACCAGAATCACCTTGATTTAATGCTTCAAAATCAATTTTATTAAATCCTTTTTCCAGAACGATTTCAAACCCTTTGAAACTAACTTCCAAATAG
Coding sequences within:
- the guaA gene encoding glutamine-hydrolyzing GMP synthase, with the protein product MQHNVLILDFGSQYTQLIARRVRELNIFCEIFPYNHFPSDLSSYKAVILGGSPFSVRGEDAPHPDLSQIRGKLPMLAVCYGAQYLSHFSGGEVAASNTREYGRANLSYIKEDEIFFEGVSENSQVWMSHSDSIKVLPTNGVKLASTHDVEFAAYKIEGETTYAIQYHPEVFHSTDGSKMLENFLVKIAHVPQNFTPGAFVEEIVAEMKEKIGNDKVVLGLSGGVDSTVAAVLLHKAIGKNLYCIFVNNGLLRKNEFQSVLDQYEGMGLNVKGVDASQRFYDALAGVVDPELKRKAIGNAFIEVFDVESHRIEDVKWLAQGTIYPDVIESVSVKGPSATIKSHHNVGGLPDYMKLKIVEPLRMLFKDEVRRVGATLGIDPELLGRHPFPGPGLSIRILGDITLEKVQILQDVDKVFIDGLKSWGLYDKVWQAGAILLPVNSVGVMGDERTYEKVVALRAVESTDGMTADWVHLPYDFLMKVSNDIINKVKGVNRVVYDISSKPPATIEWE
- a CDS encoding DUF3179 domain-containing protein produces the protein MAKKIYYFGIIGIIFFEIANVYFIMPMPGSQEMNSIDLAYFLYTWRWIFRLVFILMIFFGFKASFQKSKILSLLASVLAIGIGYATNAVMAADSMFLQTKNLKMSDASHSKIDTSRIVIGVTYKGQSRAYPIQFLGYHHQVFDTIAQKPILVTYCTVCRSGRIFEPMVNGKKESFRLVGMDHFNAMFEDKTTKSWWRQATGEAIAGKLKGQTLPELESNQMSLKQWLTLNPKSLIMQQDKDFKTEYDSLSNYESGRRKGNLTRRDTLSWKEKSWIVGITIDKQSKAYDWNDLVKKRIIYDVIQNKPIVLILANDNKSFVALERNSASQKFTLTNNALYDGKNSYTFLGKSTNPLIKKLQPIKAYQEYWHSWKTFHPLTQK